A DNA window from Gasterosteus aculeatus chromosome 16, fGasAcu3.hap1.1, whole genome shotgun sequence contains the following coding sequences:
- the LOC120834205 gene encoding uncharacterized protein LOC120834205 isoform X1 has product MCCITVVDPCPCCWELLRESSPAKKNNIKAVLLESTDCLHRKMAAALLRTGRLGSVKCLLAESWITLSRTPAAVTLSTKSGGSKKSSKKNSSDKDQTKTYFDVEKLIQHKSYEFPKKGSAATASAQAAASQVAESTPAAAAAKTVAATRVVEAPAPEVEASPGVESLSPVETLSETTSAVEATPFIEAVAEVVAEAAAPVAEVVAEDAAPVAEVVAEAAAPVAEVVAEAAAPVAEVVAEAAAPVAEVVAEAAASVAEVVAEAAASVAEVVTEAAAPVAEVVAEAAAPVAEVVAEAAAPVAEVVAEAAAPVAEVVTEAAASVAEVVAEAAASVAEVVAEAAPLAEVVVEAVLVAEVVASVPGTAARAVEAPAAETGAVQTAAVLEVTPAEPAVKVPVEATPEPSATEAAPVEAEAAAEVSAPVGRSEELVDPAPVIAEVAGEELQADGPVEPSEGQMDPIQKLFLDSIREYSTKSQAAGGLVDAGSDYEKALAEEVAKLQRLYGGGDLASFPQFTFTEPKLDEVAQK; this is encoded by the exons ATGTGTTGTATAACTGTTGTCGATCCATGTCCATGCTGCTGGGAGCTGCTCCGGGAGTCCTCACCTGCTAAAAAGAACAACATAAAGGCCGTATTACTCGAAAG CACAGACTGCCTGCACAGAAAGATGGCGGCTGCCTTGCTGAGGACAGGACGACTGGGCTCAGTGAAG tgtTTGCTGGCTGAGAGCTGGATCACTCTGAGTAGAACACCTGCAGCTGTGACTCTTAGCACAAAATCTGGAGGTTCCAAGAAGTCATCGAAAAAGAACAGCTCAG ACAAAGACCAGACTAAAACATACTTTGATGTAGAGAAACTTATCCAGCACAAGTCATAtgagtttcccaagaaaggatCAGCAGCGACTGCATCAGCtcaagctgcagcttcacaagTTGCAGAGTCCAcgcccgctgctgctgcagccaagACTGTGGCAGCCACCCGTGTGGTAGAAGCGCCTGCCCCAGAGGTTGAAGCCAGTCCTGGTGTAGAGTCACTCTCCCCTGTTGAAACTCTCTCTGAAACTACCTCTGCAGTTGAAGCCACACCTTTTATTGAGGCTGTTGCTGAAGTAGTTGCCGAAGCTGCTGCGCCGGTGGCTGAAGTAGTTGCCGAAGATGCTGCCCCGGTGGCTGAAGTAGTTGCCGAAGCTGCTGCCCCGGTGGCTGAAGTAGTTGCCGAAGCTGCTGCCCCGGTGGCTGAAGTAGTTGCCGAAGCTGCTGCGCCGGTGGCTGAAGTAGTTGCAGAAGCTGCTGCGTCGGTGGCTGAAGTAGTTGCAGAAGCTGCTGCGTCGGTGGCTGAAGTAGTTACCGAAGCTGCTGCCCCGGTGGCTGAAGTAGTTGCCGAAGCTGCTGCCCCGGTGGCTGAAGTAGTTGCCGAAGCTGCTGCCCCGGTGGCTGAAGTAGTTGCCGAAGCTGCTGCCCCGGTGGCTGAAGTAGTTACCGAAGCTGCTGCGTCGGTGGCTGAAGTAGTTGCCGAAGCTGCGGCGTCGGTGGCTGAAGTAGTTGCCGAAGCTGCGCCGTTGGCTGAAGTAGTTGTCGAAGCTGTGCTGGTGGCTGAAGTAGTTGCATCTGTTCCTGGAACTGCTGCTCGAGCTGTGGAAGCTCCTGCAGCTGAAACTGGTGCAGTTCAAACTGCTGCTGTTCTAGAAGTTACTCCAGCAGAACCTGCAGTCAAAGTTCCTGTTGAAGCTACACCTGAACCCTCTGCTACTGAGGCCGCCCCAGTAGAAGCTGAGGCTGCGGCTGAAGTTTCTGCTCCTGTGGGGAGGTCAGAGGAGCTGGTGGACCCTGCTCCAGTGATAGCTGAGGTTGCAGGAGAGGAGCTACAGGCGGACGGCCCAGTTGAACCGTCTGAGG GTCAAATGGACCCAATCCAGAAGCTCTTCTTGGACTCCATACGCGAGTACTCCACGAAAAGCCA GGCTGCTGGGGGACTAGTGGATGCAGGTTCAGATTACGAAAAGGCTTTGGCAGAGGAGGTGGCAAAGCTTCAGAGACTCTATGGTGGTGGAGACCTTGCATCGTTTCCACAGTTCACATTCACAG aGCCCAAGTTGGACGAAGTTGCTCAGAAATGA
- the LOC120834205 gene encoding uncharacterized protein LOC120834205 isoform X2 has protein sequence MAAALLRTGRLGSVKCLLAESWITLSRTPAAVTLSTKSGGSKKSSKKNSSDKDQTKTYFDVEKLIQHKSYEFPKKGSAATASAQAAASQVAESTPAAAAAKTVAATRVVEAPAPEVEASPGVESLSPVETLSETTSAVEATPFIEAVAEVVAEAAAPVAEVVAEDAAPVAEVVAEAAAPVAEVVAEAAAPVAEVVAEAAAPVAEVVAEAAASVAEVVAEAAASVAEVVTEAAAPVAEVVAEAAAPVAEVVAEAAAPVAEVVAEAAAPVAEVVTEAAASVAEVVAEAAASVAEVVAEAAPLAEVVVEAVLVAEVVASVPGTAARAVEAPAAETGAVQTAAVLEVTPAEPAVKVPVEATPEPSATEAAPVEAEAAAEVSAPVGRSEELVDPAPVIAEVAGEELQADGPVEPSEGQMDPIQKLFLDSIREYSTKSQAAGGLVDAGSDYEKALAEEVAKLQRLYGGGDLASFPQFTFTEPKLDEVAQK, from the exons ATGGCGGCTGCCTTGCTGAGGACAGGACGACTGGGCTCAGTGAAG tgtTTGCTGGCTGAGAGCTGGATCACTCTGAGTAGAACACCTGCAGCTGTGACTCTTAGCACAAAATCTGGAGGTTCCAAGAAGTCATCGAAAAAGAACAGCTCAG ACAAAGACCAGACTAAAACATACTTTGATGTAGAGAAACTTATCCAGCACAAGTCATAtgagtttcccaagaaaggatCAGCAGCGACTGCATCAGCtcaagctgcagcttcacaagTTGCAGAGTCCAcgcccgctgctgctgcagccaagACTGTGGCAGCCACCCGTGTGGTAGAAGCGCCTGCCCCAGAGGTTGAAGCCAGTCCTGGTGTAGAGTCACTCTCCCCTGTTGAAACTCTCTCTGAAACTACCTCTGCAGTTGAAGCCACACCTTTTATTGAGGCTGTTGCTGAAGTAGTTGCCGAAGCTGCTGCGCCGGTGGCTGAAGTAGTTGCCGAAGATGCTGCCCCGGTGGCTGAAGTAGTTGCCGAAGCTGCTGCCCCGGTGGCTGAAGTAGTTGCCGAAGCTGCTGCCCCGGTGGCTGAAGTAGTTGCCGAAGCTGCTGCGCCGGTGGCTGAAGTAGTTGCAGAAGCTGCTGCGTCGGTGGCTGAAGTAGTTGCAGAAGCTGCTGCGTCGGTGGCTGAAGTAGTTACCGAAGCTGCTGCCCCGGTGGCTGAAGTAGTTGCCGAAGCTGCTGCCCCGGTGGCTGAAGTAGTTGCCGAAGCTGCTGCCCCGGTGGCTGAAGTAGTTGCCGAAGCTGCTGCCCCGGTGGCTGAAGTAGTTACCGAAGCTGCTGCGTCGGTGGCTGAAGTAGTTGCCGAAGCTGCGGCGTCGGTGGCTGAAGTAGTTGCCGAAGCTGCGCCGTTGGCTGAAGTAGTTGTCGAAGCTGTGCTGGTGGCTGAAGTAGTTGCATCTGTTCCTGGAACTGCTGCTCGAGCTGTGGAAGCTCCTGCAGCTGAAACTGGTGCAGTTCAAACTGCTGCTGTTCTAGAAGTTACTCCAGCAGAACCTGCAGTCAAAGTTCCTGTTGAAGCTACACCTGAACCCTCTGCTACTGAGGCCGCCCCAGTAGAAGCTGAGGCTGCGGCTGAAGTTTCTGCTCCTGTGGGGAGGTCAGAGGAGCTGGTGGACCCTGCTCCAGTGATAGCTGAGGTTGCAGGAGAGGAGCTACAGGCGGACGGCCCAGTTGAACCGTCTGAGG GTCAAATGGACCCAATCCAGAAGCTCTTCTTGGACTCCATACGCGAGTACTCCACGAAAAGCCA GGCTGCTGGGGGACTAGTGGATGCAGGTTCAGATTACGAAAAGGCTTTGGCAGAGGAGGTGGCAAAGCTTCAGAGACTCTATGGTGGTGGAGACCTTGCATCGTTTCCACAGTTCACATTCACAG aGCCCAAGTTGGACGAAGTTGCTCAGAAATGA